In a single window of the Zea mays cultivar B73 chromosome 5, Zm-B73-REFERENCE-NAM-5.0, whole genome shotgun sequence genome:
- the LOC100284492 gene encoding ubiquitin family protein: MEVTFATPGGREFTLEVWYFATVREMKEAVHVREGIPVASQRFFLAGQEDDGLELDDARDTAHYGIVQGSRVLLLLRDDAPPSASPAPATAVHVTVSAPEIGLCSVALDDVPTSDTVARLKELLQDRTDGALSIARTVLFLGKTEMEDGKTLAEYDPPADGMDLSAVVRQQPLVASGGGAEARSQQRIEVSVMFGETVVALEVGATDVVRDLRKEVERLHLPVRDSSGNEYFFVYKQNVMDEDRTLRWHEVKNGDTIEIFNGTVTGGA; the protein is encoded by the coding sequence ATGGAGGTGACGTTCGCGACGCCGGGGGGACGGGAGTTCACCCTCGAGGTGTGGTACTTCGCAACGGTGCGGGAGATGAAGGAGGCAGTCCACGTGCGCGAAGGCATCCCCGTTGCTTCGCAGCGATTCTTCCTGGCCGGGCAGGAGGACGACGGCCTGGAGCTGGACGACGCGCGCGACACCGCGCACTACGGCATCGTCCAGGGCTCCCGcgttctcctcctcctccgcgaCGACGCGCCTCcctcggcctcgcccgcccctgcCACCGCCGTCCACGTCACCGTCTCGGCCCCTGAGATCGGGCTGTGCAGCGTAGCCCTCGACGACGTCCCCACCTCCGACACCGTTGCCCGCCTCAAGGAGCTCCTCCAGGACCGCACCGACGGCGCGCTGTCCATCGCGAGGACGGTCCTTTTCCTCGGCAAGACGGAGATGGAGGACGGCAAGACGCTGGCGGAATACGACCCTCCGGCCGATGGCATGGACTTGAGCGCCGTTGTGCGCCAGCAGCCCCTCGTGGCGTCGGGTGGCGGCGCCGAGGCCAGGAGCCAGCAAAGAATCGAGGTGAGCGTCATGTTTGGCGAGACGGTGGTGGCGTTGGAGGTGGGCGCCACGGACGTTGTCCGGGACCTGCGGAAGGAGGTGGAGAGGCTGCATCTCCCCGTCCGCGACAGCAGCGGCAACGAATACTTCTTCGTGTACAAGCAGAATGTTATGGATGAGGACCGTACACTGCGGTGGCATGAGGTTAAGAACGGCGACACCATCGAGATATTCAACGGCACCGTCACCGGCGGTGCCTGA